The sequence below is a genomic window from Deltaproteobacteria bacterium GWC2_55_46.
AGCATAAATCAAAATGAAAGAAAGCAAAAAAAGATTCGGTCTCAAGACAATAGTCCTTGTGGCCGCGGTCTCCGTCATCGCAGGCATAATGCTTACGGCCAGGTTCGACATGACCAACCCCACCGTGGCCCAGAACTTCTGGCGTGAGGCGGACTCAAGCCCACAGGTGAGCGGGGCGGCGCCAAATAACTTTGTCGAGCTCGCGAAGAAACTCTCGCCGGTGGTCGTGAACATATCTACGACGCAGGTGATGAAGGAAAGGCCGACGATGCCCTTCCCGGAGTTCAGGGGGCCCTTCGAGGAGTTCTTCGGTGACGACCTCAACAAGTTCTTTAACGAGCCAAAGAAAGAGTTCAAGCGCCAGAGCCTGGGCTCCGGCTTTATCATCAACAAGGAAGGCTACATACTTACCAATTATCATGTGATAGAGAACGCGACCGAGATCATAGTGACCCTTTCAGAGAACAAGGTTGACTACAAGGCAAAGGTCGTGGGGCAGGACCAGAAGCTCGATATAGCGCTCATCAGGATAAAGCCGGACGGCGACCTGCCGGTAGCGACCGTCGGCGATTCCGACAGGCTCGAGATAGGCGAATGGGTCCTCGCCATTGGCAACCCCTTCGGCCTCGGCGGCACCGTTACATCCGGGATACTCAGCCAGAAGGGCAGGGTGATAGGCGCGGGCCCGTATGACAACTTCCTGCAGACCGACGCTTCTATCAACCCCGGCAACTCCGGCGGGCCGCTATTTAACATGAAGGGCGAGGTGGTCGGCATAAATACCGCCATCATCGCGGGCGGGCAGGGCATAGGCTTTGCCACCCCGATAAACATGGTGAAAGAGATATTGCTTCAGCTCAAGGAGACCGGCAAGATCACAAGGGGCTGGATAGGCGTGAGCATACAGGAGCTTACCCCGGAGCTCGCGAGGTCTTTCGGGCTTAAAGAGGCCAGGGGCGTGCTCATATCATCGGTCAACCCCGGAGAGCCGGCCGACCAGGCGGGGCTCAAGGCAGGCGACATAATAGTATCTTTTGACGGCAAGCCGGTTAACGAGCTAAGCGACCTGCCAAGGATAGTGGCCACTACAACCCCGGGCAAGAGCGCCGAGATAAAGGTATTGAGGGACGGCAAGAAAAAGACCTACTTCGTGAAGGTCGGCATAAAGGTCGACGAGGATGCGGCCGAGGCTGTCCCTGACCAGGAGACCGAAGGCACGCCTGATAAGAGGATGGGCCTTTCCATACAGCCCATAACCCCCGAGATAGCAAAGCGGCTCGGCAAGAAGGAGACCGACGGGGTCATCGTAAGCTCTGTGAGGCCCGACAGCCCCGCCGCCGAGGCAGGCTTGAGGAGGGGCGACATCATTAAAGAGATAGACCGCAAGCCCATAAGGGGCGCGGCTGATTACAACAAGGCCCTCGCCGAGGCTGAAAAGAGCGAGGTAGTGCTCTTCCTTGTCGAGCGCGGCGGGAATACGATATACGTGGTCGTGAAGCCGAGGAAGTAGCAGTTCGGGTCAGGGATGAGAACAGTTTTGTGAAAGATACAGATTTTGTTCAGGCTCTCAAAAAGCTCCATATGCGAGGCCCCCGTTAAATCAGGGAGTGAGGAGCGAGGCGTACTCCTGTTGTACGCCGCTACTACGAGCTTCTGAAGCCAACGAAGCAGATGGACTTTTTGAGCGGCCCTTAGACTAAAGGCAACAGGCGGAAAAAAGTGGCTTATCTGATCGCCCTAACGGGGGCAAGCGGCGCAATATACGGTTTGAGGCTCGCTGGCGAGCTTCTTTCAAGGGGGGATGATGTGGAAGTCATCATCTCCCCTTCTGGTTTTCTTATACTTAAAGAGGAGCTTGGCCTTGAATGCGCGCCAAAGGACGCCGCAAGCAAGATAAGGGCTTACCTTGAAGGGCAGGGCAGGGCCCTTAAAGGGCGCTTGGGCATTACCGCCCACGACGATATGTCCGCCTCAGTCGCCAGCGGATCATCACTTCTTAAGGCAATGATAATCTGCCCCTGCTCTATGGGAACCCTGGCGAGGGTGGCCTCCGGGGTCTCCGGCAACCTGATAGAGCGCGCCGCAGATTGCATGCTTAAGGAGAAAAGGCCCCTGTTGCTCGTGCCGAGGGAGACCCCGTTAAGCTCCATCCACCTTCAGAACATGCTCCGCCTCTCAAGGGCCGGGGCGGTAATCCTTCCCGCCATGCCCGCCTTCTATCACAAGCCCTCTACGATCGACGATATGGTCGATTTCATGGCTGGAAAGATATTGGATATGCTCGGCGTGGAAAACTCCCTTTACAAAAGGTGGAAAAAAGAAGCGGAGTGATTTATAATCCGGCGTCTTGACATCAAAAACGCATCAAACGGAATAAAGAACGCTTGCCTCGATGATCCAACGGGTTTAGCGCAGTAACTTAATAATAAACGCATCAAACGGATAAAGAACGCTTGCCTCGATGATCCAACGGGTTTAGCGCAGTAACTCAATAACAAACGCATCAAATGGAATAAAAATGCTGGACATAAAATTTCTGAGGGAAAACCTCGAAGAGGTCGAAAAGAGGCTCAAGACAAGGGGCGCTTCCATTGACCTAACTCCTTTCAGGGCGCTCGACGCCGAACGGAGGAGGCTCCTTTCCGAGGCTGAGGCTCTTAAGGCCCGTAGGAACGCCGTCTCTGAGGAGATAGCGAAGCTTAAAAGGGAGAAGAAGGAGGCCGCCCACCTTATCGCCGAGATGCAGGAGGAGGGCGCCAAGATAAAGGCCCTTGATACCGAAGCGGCAAAGGTGGAAGAAGAGCTTAATACGTTTCTTCTCGGCGTGCCGAACATGCCCCACGCTTCGGTGCCAGTTGGCAGGGACTCAAATGACAATCCGGTCATAAGGAGCTGGGGCGAGCCGGCCCAGTTCAAGTTCTCGCCCAAAGAGCATACCGAGATAGGCGAAGGGCTCGGCATACTCGATTTCGAGCGCGCTGGAAAGATATCCGGGGCGAGGTTCTCCCTACTGGTCGGCGCGGGGGCGCTCATGGAGAGGGCGCTGATAAACTTCATGCTCGACATGCATACAAGGGAGCACGGCTACACCGAGCTACTCCCGCCCTTCCTGGTCAAGGATACCGCGCTTATGGGCACGGGGCAGCTCCCCAAGTTCAAGGAGGACCTCTTCAAGATCGAGGGGTGGGACCATTACCTCATACCAACGGCAGAGGTCCCTATCACCAACATGCACAGCGACGAGATATTGGACGAAGAGAAGCTCCCGCGCAAGTACACTGCCTATACCCCGTGCTTCAGGAGCGAGGCGGGATCTTACGGGAAGGACGTGAAGGGGCTAATACGCCAGCACCAGTTCGACAAGGTAGAGCTGGTGAAGTTCGCCCACCCGGACAACTCTTATGATGAGCTTGAGAAGCTTACCAACAACGCCGAAGAGGTGCTTAAATGGCTCGGCCTTCCCTACAGGGTCGTTACTCTTTGCACAGGGGACATGGGCTTCGGTTCGGCCAAGACATATGATATAGAGGTATGGCTCCCTGGGCAGGGCAAGTACAGGGAGATATCGAGTTGTTCGAACTTCGAGGACTTCCAGGCAAGGCGGGCGAACATACGGTTCAGGCCCAAGGGCGGCAAGCCCAGGTTCGTGCACACCCTTAACGGAAGCGCCCTTGCCGTCGGCAGGACGCTTGTGGCGATACTTGAGAACTGCCAGCAGGAGGACGGGAGCGTCGCCGTGCCCGAGGCCCTGAGGCCGTACATGCGGGGCCTTGAAAAAATCCGCAAGATGGGTTAATTTATCCGAAGGTTTCCCCTCATCATCTCCAGCCGCTAATCCACGGAGGGTTAGGCTAATGGTAAGTCACCGGTCTTGAAAACCGGCGGGCTAACGCCCTTGGGGGTTCGAGTCCCTCACCCTCCGCCAGTTTTTTGTAAACTTCTTCAACAAAATCATTGTTGTTGCGCAGCCAGAAGGAAGCGGCGGGAACCTACGGCAGAGCCGCCAAGCAACTTGAACGAGACCTCGACCGCCAGGAACAGTTCATATCGGAACTTCACGACTTCAAGGATAAGCTCCGCCGCACGGCAGACTTACATTGATGCCGGACCTGAACGACGGCGCAGTCCTCAATATCGCCCCGTTGTGGGAAATGGTTCCGTGGAAAGAGGCCAAGAAGTACTGGGAGGAACTCTCGGAGGACAAATACGAATGGTCCTCGGTCGGAAAGCAACTCCAGGAGAAGGGGCTGGTCAGATGAGCAACCACCATACTCAGAAGCCGAAAACTGTTGTGTTCCTTGGCGCTGGTGCATCATGCGCTGAAGGGGCACCTTTACAGGGCAAGCTCTTTCGGAAATACTTCACCTATTACAATAGTCCTATGAATCAACAATGTCTCCGTCATCGGTGGGATGAGGAACTGGCTATGTTTTTCAAAACGTTCTTTGGAATTGACATTAATGATAAAGAAGGTATTAAGACTGCGAGTTTTCCTACATTCGAGGAAGTTCTCGGAATCATCGAGATTGCCGACTCTCAAAATGAGAGTTTTAAGGGTTGGGACACATCAGAGCATGTCCACAGGCTTATCAGTGATCAAAAGCCGCTTCTTAAACATATGCACGATATCTTGATACTGCTAATAGCCGAAATCCTCGATTACACGCTTAAAGATAAGGCCCAATATCATCCTCAATTGATACGGTCACTTCATGATGCTGATTGGCTACGTACCACATCATTTATCAGCCTCAATTACGATATTCTTATAGATAATGCTTTGCTAAAGGCTGACGAGGAATATGGCCTCGACTTGGATTATGCCATTGATTTTGTGAATTTCGGTGATGAATGGCGGCCGCCTAATAAGGAGAATAATCTAAAGCTGTTTAAACTACATGGAAGCTTGAACTGGTTGTATTGCCCGACGTGCAGAACAATCAGGATTACGCCGAAGGAAAAGGGTGTTTGTCATCTCAAATGGAAGCGTGAAGATTGTGTTTGCAAGAAGTGCGATACCCTTGCGGTTCCCATAGTCATACCTCCCACATATTTCAAAGCGCTATCGAATCTATATCTTCGGCACATTTGGCACGCTGCTGAGCAAGCGCTCATGGAATGTGACCGCCTCATTTTCTGTGGGTACTCCTTTCCTGATGCTGACGTTCATATTCGTTACCTGCTAAAGCGAATAGAAATGAGTCGGCAAAGTTCTCCAGAAGTATATATCGTCAATGAACATAAGGGGAAAAAGAATGACTCACGACTGACGGAAAAAAGCCGATATATGAGGTTTTTCCTCGACAAGACAAAAGTGTACTGGACGAAGCTCTCGTTTGAAAAATTCTGCGAGAACCCGACATCCATTGAGGGTTCATCCAGATGAGAAAAGCTGGTATGGCAAGAAGGAGGGGCTAAGCTTATGGCATTCCAGCCGTGTAGGGTGTGCTCTGCGCACCGTTGATTTTCGTCTCAACTCGGCCCTTTATTTTCTCCGCCCTCCTCCCAAGGATATATCCCCGCCAATCCGTGACGTCTTTGAAAAAAGGCCAAAAGTGGACGCGTACGGCTTGCATTCCGCGTCGAAGAATAATAAAGTTTAACGATTATGGCTTACAGGGTAAAAGAGGCGGAGTTCAGGGCGTTTGCCGCAAGGGCGCTGGACAACCTTCCCGATGAGTTCAGGGAACGGATGGAGAACGTCGTAGTGGTCGTGGAGGATTACCCCTCTGTCGAGGACGCCGCAGGCGCGGGTATCCCGCGTGAAGAGCTTCTCGGGCTATTTCACGGCGTATCACGGCTTGAGCGTGAATGGTCCAACAGCGCGCCTGACCATCTTCCCGAAAGGATCGTGCTTTACAAGCGCAACATCGAGGCGGTCTCTTCCACGGAAGAGGAGCTTGTCGAAGAGATACGCCTGACCGTCCTCCACGAGATAGGCCATTACTTCGGCCTGAGCGAGGAAGATCTCGAGAAGTACGAGAACGAATAATTAATCACGGGTAAATCCCCGGCTAAGCCGGGGGACTCGCAAAGCTTGACAGTTCCGGGAATAGCCTCTGTTGTCGTATTGCAAAATCACCAGGCCTGGCGTGGAGAAGGAACGAATCTTTCACCCGCCCCTTTATCCCCTCGGAGGTGAGGGGGACAGTAAGCCTCAAAGGGACGGAGGCTGATAACCCCGGAGATTGCCGCGTCCTCCGCTCCTCCCAATGACGACAAGCTTTCACTTACCCCTTGGAGTTTGGCAGTGATGGCCGGGTTAGAGATTATTCAGGACTTGGGTTTGTTGCAGTCTTTTGTGTTGGATAGCAGGGCGTTAGCATATTGACATCCCGCCGTTTTTAAACTACTCTAACCGGGTGTTAAAAAAGCCCATCCAGGACTTTTTTAACTACGATTTGGTCTGAGTGAATCAGCCCAATCTTACAAATTGCTCGACTTTTAAAGTCTCGCAATTTAGCAATCCGTCCTTGGATTGCTTGGCAGGCTGTTTTTTAACAGCCTGCTAAACAAAAATCTCTGGCTAAATCATGCAGCTTCTTTTTGTGATCCTGACCCTTATACTCTTCGCCGCCGCAGGCGCCTCCGTCATCCGACTAATAGATAGATCTGGAGAGACGGGGCTACACGGCGCGCCTCTTATAGGCATCGCCTTCATCACTGGTCTTGGCGTGGTCAGCCTCCAGATGTTCATCTTATCGCTTTTCTCTATTCCGGTTACTCTTGCCACCGTCTCCATCCCATGGCTTGTCTTTATCGCAGCCGTGTTCTTGAAGATAAAAGGCGCCCCCGCAAGGCGCGAGCGGGAGAGGTGGGACCTGGCAAGCGTTCTTCTCCTCGCTATAATCATCGTCCAGTCGGCCTATTCGTTCGTCTACGCACTTTCAGTCCCGCTCTCCGGCTGGGACGCCTGGTTCATCTGGTTTATGAAGGCACGGGTCTTCTACCTCGACCAGGGCGTCACGGGGCAGTTCCTGGTCGACCCGAATTATCAGCAGCACCAGGACTACCCCGTCATGCTGCCGCTCGCGATAAGCCTCGTCTACAGCGCCGCCGGCTCTGTCAAGGAGGTCTTCGGCAAGCTCTTGTACCCCCTGCAGTTCCTCTCCCTCATTTCGGTCATATATTACGCTACCGCGAAAGAAGCAGGCAGGAGGACGGGGCTTCTCTTCGCGGCGCTCCTGTCAATTGTGCCGGTAATAATGATACATGCCGGGGGTATACCGCTTAAGATAGGGCAATTGTACGCGGGTGATTTCGTCGGGTACTCGGACTTCGCCCTCTCGATTGTTTTTTTGGCGGCCTCGGTCTTTTTTTATCTGTACGCTCAAGAGGGCGGAAAGGCAACTCTTGCCCTCTCGGCCCTTTTCCTTGGCATCGGCGCATGGACAAAGAACGAGGGGCTGACCTTCGCTATTTTTTCCACCCTTCTGTTTTTCGTCTACAGGTTCAAGAAGGGGGGTATGGGCTTTGTCCGTGAATCGCTCGTTTTTGTCCCTGTTATCGCATTATTCGTCCTTCCGTGGCTCTTTTACAGGGTGAGCCTTGGCGTCGGGAGCGAGTACGTGGGAAACCTGAGCTTTTCTACCGTGATTGATAACCTGTGGAAGCTTGGGGTGATTTTCAAGACGCTGGGCAGGATGCTCTTTTTGAATGTCGAGCTCTACAATTTCTGCTGGTGGGCGTACGTCTTGTCTGTTGCCGCCAACTGGCGCTGGGTCTTCTCAAGGGGCCTTGTGGCGCTAAATCTGCTCCTGGCGCTGCAGCTCTCTACCTATATATTTATCTATATAATAAGCCCGGCCCCGATAGACTGGCACCTCGCCACCTCTGCCGACCGGCTTCTTCTGCACCTTCTTCCGCTTGCCATGCTGATAACGGCATTTAATCTCGTCTCGCTTGCGGGCTTGAAAAGCTTCCGCAATCTATCAGAGGCGCGCTCAAGCGCGAAGGCCTTTTGACCGGACCCCTACCGTTACTCTCCCCCCGCCGACCTTTTCATGAACTCCTTTTTCTGGATGAGCATCTCAAGGTTACTTATGGCCTTAGGGTTGGGATAGATCCTTATGCATTCCCTGTATTCGCGTTCAGCCTCGTCATATCTGCCCCGCATCTCATAGGCATATCCCAGGTTCAGGCGCACCCTCTCCTGCATGGGAGATTTCCTTGCCGCGTCCTCCCAGAAGGCCACTTCGTTCCTCCAAACGTTCTGCCTTGAAAAGGCGAGGAGAGCGAGCGCGAGGACGATGAGCACTGCCGCGATCGTAGCGGCCTTCTCCAGACGGAAGTTCGTTGCCGCCTTTCTCATCCCCAAGCCGAACAGGATGAACAGGCCGATCGCCGACAGGTACATGTACCTGTCGGCGTAATAGACGGGTAGCGGTATGATGTTTGAGGTCGGCAGGAGCCAGAGCCAGAACCACGCGTAAAAGAAGCGCACAAGGGGGCTCCCCTTCCAGAACGCCAATACCGACACCGCCGCCAAGCCCAGGGTAGAGACGAGGACGACCGGGTTAAGGAAAGAATCGTATAATGCCGTATCGTAGAACCCGCTCAGGTTAATGGGCAGGGCGGTCATCAATATGTACTTCCAGAAGACGGGCATCATAGTCGGATAGACGGAGTGGAGGAGAAACTCCATCGTGAAAAGGTTATTGCCATCGGAAGCGGCCTCCGGGTGGGTGTATATGGCGATAAGGGAGAAAAGCCCGGAAAGGAGCAAGGCCGGTACGAGGTGCCGGAACTTCCTGTCAGGACTAAGAAATAGCTCGTAGGCGAGGAAGACCGCTGGGAGCATCACAGCCGTGGACTTTGAAAGGAGGGCTGCCGTAAAAAGCGCGAGTGAGAGCGCGTAGAGCCCAAGCCTCTTCTTTTCCCGGTAATCGAAGTAGAAGATCATCGAGGAGAAGGTGAAAAGGGCCGCCAGCAGCGTCTTTCTTTCGGCGACCCAGGCGACGTTCTCAACGTTCAAAGGATGTAAGGCGAATAAGGCCGCCCCGAGAAGGGCGAGGCTGGAGCTTCGCGTCAGGCGAAGGAGAACGAAGAAGAGCAGAACCCCGTTGGTGGCGTGAATTATGACGTTGGCAAGGTGATAGCCTTTTGGGTCAAGCCCCCAGATAGCGAAGTCCAGCGAATAGCTCAGCAGGTGCAACGGCGCGTAGTTTGAAAAGAAGGGCTTAAGGAAGATAACGCCCAGGTTCTCCGCGCTGAAGCCCCGGATATAGATATTGTCCACCACGTATTCGGAGTCGTCCCATGAGGGGATGAAATCGAAGCCCACGGATTTGAAGTAGACCGCGACCGGGGCGATGAAGAGAAGGATAAGTAACAGGGGGCGATTTTTCAAAAGTTTATCCATGGCATGGGCGTTAAAAATCTTACCTCGATTCTGGAATGTGTGTCAATACCGCCAGTGGAGCATGGAAGGCTCAAGGGCCTTAAAAGGATTGAAATGGTCTTGAATTTTTTAAATATTAGGTTTATAGTGCTTTAGTCATCCGGGGAGGGTTTTTCTGATGCGCGAGATAATAGCCTGGTTACAGCGGGTTGAGGGAGCGGCAGCCGAGGTCTACAATCTCGCGGCCGGCAGGTTCTCTGATGACGTGGAGTTCTCCACGTTCTTAAGGCGGCTCAGGGACGATGAGTGCGAGCACCTTAATATCGCCAGGATAGCCGGGGGGGTCATGGAAAAAGGTGTTGCCCTTCCCTGCATCATTTCAATCGACGGCCCGGAGATGTCTTATATAGAGGACTTTCTCATCTTCCTTCGGAACAGGGTCAAGACAGGCAAGGTCACGAAAGAGGGCATGCTCCATTACATGATCACCATTGAGTCGAAGGAATGCAACGACTTCCTGGCATATATAGTAAACTGGCTGTATAGAAACGGCTATGTGCAAACGACCGCGGCCGGCCAGATCGGCTCTCATAAAAAGGCCATGGAGGAATACCTCGAAACCATCAGGTGGAACGGGACGCTGATACACAGGTTGGACGCCGTCTCGCCTTTGCGGGGCAAGAAGCTCCTGGTAGTCTCGGATGACAATCTGATAGAGGATGGCCTTAAGGCCATCTACGAGGGTGAGGATGTCACCCTTGAGAGCGCCGTGGCAAAAAAAGACCTCCTCGGCATGATAGGCAAGGGAGAATACTCGGCTATTGTGGCCGATGCCGACGGCCCCGGGCTCGACCTCAAGGATTTTTACACCGAAGCGGTCGGCCTTCGCCCCGAGATGAGACAGAGGCTCGTCCTTTTCACCAAAAAGCCGGAGGCGCACCAGTTCTTTTTCTCAAACGGGCTTAGGTTCCTCGGCAAGCCGACCAGCATACAGGCGATCAAAAAGGCGCTGCAAGAGGTCGCGCTATAGCAGGATGTTGAAAAAGTCCATCCAGGACTTTTTCAACTACGATTTGGCCTGAGTGAATCAGTCCAAATCTTACAAATTGCCCGGCTTTTCAAGTCTCGCAATTTGGCAATCCGTCCATGGATTGCTTTAGCAGGCTGTTTTTCAACATCCCGCTGGTCCGCTCCTGCGATAAATCCCCCTCACAATCTCCATCGCTGACCTCTTCTGCTACTGAAGCTTATCCCCCTCAAATGCGTTCGATCCATTGACAATCCGCTTATTTAGGACAGACTTAAAATCAGGGGCTTTTTGCCGTGAAACAGGCAAAGGAGCATAGAGGGAAATGAGGATAGCACAGGTATCGCCGCTTTTTGAGAGCGTGCCGCCGGCGCTGTACGGGGGCACCGAAAGGGTAGTCTCCTATCTCACAGAGGAGCTTGTGCGGCAGGGGCACGAGGTGGCGCTCTTCGCTTCAGGGGATTCGCGCACCACGGCAGAGCTTGTGCCGTGCTCTGAGCTGGCGTTAAGGCTCGATGAAAGGCAGCTCGACCCGGTCTCCCTTCACCTTATCATGATGGAGGAGGTCCTCAAGAGGGCAGGCGAGTTCGATATCATACATTCTCATGTCGACTGCATAGGGTTTGTGCTGGGCAGGAGAACAGCTGTGCCGGTCATAAACACGCTTCACGGCAGGCTGGACATGTGCGAGCACGCCCTCATCTTCGAAGAGTATAAAGAGTCTCCGCTCGTATCCATCTCTTTGTCACAAAGGTCGGCGAGGCCGGAGGCCAACTGGGTAGCGAACATCCAGCACGGCCTGCCCAGAGAGCTATACGCGTTCAGCCCGAAAAGGGGCGGCTACCTTCTATATGTCGGCAGGGTATCTCCTGAGAAGAGAGTAGACTCGGCGATAAACATAGCCGAGAAGGCCGGGATACGCCTCAAGATAGCGGCGAAGGTCGATCACGCCGACCAGGACTACTTTAACTCGGAGATAAAGCCGCTCCTCAAAAGCAGGTACGTGGAATTCCTCGGAGAGGTTAATGACACGGAGAAGAACGCGCTCCTCGGCGGGGCCCTCGCTTTTCTGCACCCGGTTGACTGGCCGGAGCCTTTCGGCCTTTCCATGCTGGAGGCGATGGCCTGCGGCACTCCGGTCGTGGCAAGGAGGCGCGGATCGATACCTGAGGTCGTCGAACAAGGC
It includes:
- a CDS encoding glycosyl transferase, which translates into the protein MRIAQVSPLFESVPPALYGGTERVVSYLTEELVRQGHEVALFASGDSRTTAELVPCSELALRLDERQLDPVSLHLIMMEEVLKRAGEFDIIHSHVDCIGFVLGRRTAVPVINTLHGRLDMCEHALIFEEYKESPLVSISLSQRSARPEANWVANIQHGLPRELYAFSPKRGGYLLYVGRVSPEKRVDSAINIAEKAGIRLKIAAKVDHADQDYFNSEIKPLLKSRYVEFLGEVNDTEKNALLGGALAFLHPVDWPEPFGLSMLEAMACGTPVVARRRGSIPEVVEQGVTGFIFEDDGEAVDYVSGLCPDFSRSRCRQRFEERFLASRMAADYVKAYELLKDGGSGAWLRSAG
- a CDS encoding aromatic acid decarboxylase, coding for MAYLIALTGASGAIYGLRLAGELLSRGDDVEVIISPSGFLILKEELGLECAPKDAASKIRAYLEGQGRALKGRLGITAHDDMSASVASGSSLLKAMIICPCSMGTLARVASGVSGNLIERAADCMLKEKRPLLLVPRETPLSSIHLQNMLRLSRAGAVILPAMPAFYHKPSTIDDMVDFMAGKILDMLGVENSLYKRWKKEAE
- a CDS encoding serine--tRNA ligase, which gives rise to MLDIKFLRENLEEVEKRLKTRGASIDLTPFRALDAERRRLLSEAEALKARRNAVSEEIAKLKREKKEAAHLIAEMQEEGAKIKALDTEAAKVEEELNTFLLGVPNMPHASVPVGRDSNDNPVIRSWGEPAQFKFSPKEHTEIGEGLGILDFERAGKISGARFSLLVGAGALMERALINFMLDMHTREHGYTELLPPFLVKDTALMGTGQLPKFKEDLFKIEGWDHYLIPTAEVPITNMHSDEILDEEKLPRKYTAYTPCFRSEAGSYGKDVKGLIRQHQFDKVELVKFAHPDNSYDELEKLTNNAEEVLKWLGLPYRVVTLCTGDMGFGSAKTYDIEVWLPGQGKYREISSCSNFEDFQARRANIRFRPKGGKPRFVHTLNGSALAVGRTLVAILENCQQEDGSVAVPEALRPYMRGLEKIRKMG